One part of the Muntiacus reevesi chromosome 18, mMunRee1.1, whole genome shotgun sequence genome encodes these proteins:
- the UNK gene encoding RING finger protein unkempt homolog isoform X1 yields the protein MSKGPGPGGSAASSAPPAATAQVLQAQPEKPQHYTYLKEFRTEQCPLFVQHKCTQHRPYTCFHWHFVNQRRRRSIRRRDGTFNYSPDVYCTKCPFLHRTTGDTERRYHLRYYKTGICIHETDSKGNCTKNGLHCAFAHGPHDLRSPVYDIRELQAMEALQNGQTTVEGSVEGQSTGAASHAMIEKILTEEPRWQETAYVLGNYKTEPCKKPPRLCRQGYACPYYHNSKDRRRSPRKHKYRSSPCPNVKHGDEWGDPGKCENGDSCQYCHTRTEQQFHPEIYKSTKCNDMQQSGSCPRGPFCAFAHVEQPPLSDDLQPSSAVSSPTQPGPVLYMPSAAGDSVPVSPSSPHAPDLSALLCRNSSLGSPSNLCGSPPGSIRKPSNLEGIVFPGESGLAPGSYKKAPGFEREDQVGAEYLKNLKCQAKLKPHSLEPRSQEQPLLQPKQDMLGILPVGSPLTSSISSSITSSLAATPPSPAGTSSVPGMNANALPFYPTSDTVESVIESALDDLDLNEFGVAALEKTFDNSAVPHPGSITMGGSLLQSSAPVNIPGSLGSSASFHSASPSPPVSLSSHFLQQPQGHLSQSENTFLGTSASHGSLGLNGMNSSIWEHFASGSFSPGTSPAFLSGPGAAELARLRQELDEANGTIKQWEESWKQAKQACDAWKKEAEEAGERASAAGAECELAREQRDALEVQVKKLQEELERLHSGPDPQALPAFPGLEALSLSTLHSLQKRLRAHLEQVDKAVFHMQSVKCLKCQEQNRAVLPCQHAVLCELCAEGSECPVCQPGRAHPLQS from the exons GTACCTGAAGGAGTTCCGCACTGAGCAGTGCCCGCTCTTTGTGCAGCACAAATGCACTCAGCACCGGCCCTACACCTGCTTCCACTGGCATTTCGTGAACCAGCGTCGCCGCCGGTCCATCCGCCGTCGGGACGGCACCTTCAACTACAGCCCCGACGTCTACTGCACCAA GTGCCCATTCCTGCACAGGACCACAGGGGACACGGAGCGCCGGTACCACCTCCGCTACTACAAGACTGGAATCTGCATCCACGAGACCGACTCAAAGGGCAACTGCACGAAAAACGGCCTGCACTGCGCTTTTGCTCACGGGCCCCATGACCTCCGCTCCCCTGTCTACGACATCAG GGAGCTCCAGGCCATGGAGGCCTTGCAGAACGGCCAGACCACAGTGGAGGGCAGCGTGGAAGGCCAGTCGACTGGGGCCGCGAGCCACGCCATGATAGAGAAGATCCTCACTGAGGAGCCACGGTGGCAAG AGACCGCTTACGTGCTGGGGAACTACAAGACGGAGCCCTGCAAGAAGCCCCCAAGGCTGTGCCGCCAGGGTTATGCCTGCCCCTACTACCACAACAGCAAGGACCGGCGGCGGAGCCCCCGGAAGCACAAATACAG GTCGTCTCCATGTCCAAACGTAAAGCACGGGGATGAGTGGGGAGACCCCGGCAAGTGTGAGAACGGAGACTCTTGCCAGTACTGCCACACGCGCACGGAGCAGCAGTTCCACCCCGAG ATCTATAAATCCACCAAGTGCAACGACATGCAGCAGTCGGGCAGCTGTCCACGAGGACCCTTCTGCGCCTTTGCCCACGTAGAAC AGCCCCCCCTCAGTGATGACCTGCAGCcttcctcagctgtgtccagcccCACCCAGCCAGGCCCCGTCTTGTACATGCCATCTGCTGCTGGAGACTCGGTGCCTGTGAGCCCCTCGAGCCCGCACGCCCCAGACCTCAGCGCT CTCCTCTGTAGAAACAGCAGCCTCGGCAGCCCGTCTAATCTCTGTGGCTCCCCACCGGGCTCCATCCGGAAGCCCTCCAATCTGGAAGGCATTGTCTTTCCTGGGGAGTCTGGCCTTGCCCCTGGCAGCTATAAGAAGGCTCCTGGCTTTGAGAGGGAAGACCAGGTGGGAGCTGAGTACCTGAAAAATTTGAAATGCCAG GCCAAGTTAAAACCCCACTCACTAGAGCCCAGGAGTCAAGAGCAGCCTCTGCTTCAGCCAAAACAG GACATGCTGGGCATCCTCCCCGTGGGCAGTCCCCTCACCTCCAGCATCTCTTCCAGCATCACCTCCAGCCTAGCAGCCACTCCCCCTAGCCCTGCTGGCACCAGCAGCGTCCCTGGCATGAATGCAAATGCTCTGCCCTTCTACCCCACCAGCGACACGGTAGAGTCGGTCATAG AGTCCGCGCTGGATGACCTCGACCTGAACGAGTTTGGGGTGGCTGCCCTAGAGAAGACCTTCGACAACAGCGCGGTGCCCCACCCAGGCAGCATCACCATGG GCGGCAGTCTACTGCAGAGCTCCGCGCCCGTGAACATCCCCGGCTCCttgggcagctctgcctccttCCACTCCGCGTCCCCGTCCCCTCCCGTCAGCCTCTCCTCGCATTTCCTGCAGCAGCCCCAGGGCCACCTGAGCCAGTCAGAGAACACATTTTTGGGGACCTCAGCATCCCATGGATCTTTGG GTCTGAATGGGATGAACAGCAGCATCTGGGAGCACTTTGCCTCTGGAAGCTTCTCCCCGGGCACTTCCCCTGCCTTCCTGTCAGGGCCGGGGGCTGCCGAGCTGGCCCGGCTTCGGCAGGAGCTGGACGAAGCCAACGGCACCATCAAGCAGTGGGAGGAGTCCTGGAAGCAGGCCAAGCAG GCTTGTGATGCCtggaagaaggaggcagaggaggccGGGGAGCGGGCCAGCGCGGCGGGTGCGGAGTGCGAGCTGGCCCGGGAGCAGCGGGATGCCCTGGAGGTGCAGGTGAAGAAGCTGCAGGAGGAGCTGGAGCGGCTGCACTCAGGCCCCGACCCGCAGGCCCTGCCTGCCTTCCCGGGCCTGGAGGCCCTCTCACTCTCCACCCTCCACTCTCTCCAGAAGCGGCTACGGGCTCACCTGGAGCAAGTGGACAAG GCCGTGTTCCACATGCAGTCGGTGAAATGCCTTAAGTGTCAAGAGCAGAACCGCGCGGTGCTGCCGTGCCAGCACGCCGTGCTGTGTGAGCTCTGTGCCGAGGGCAGTGAGTGCCCCGTCTGCCAGCCGGGCCGGGCCCATCCCCTCCAGTCGTGA
- the UNK gene encoding RING finger protein unkempt homolog isoform X3: MSKGPGPGGSAASSAPPAATAQVLQAQPEKPQHYTYLKEFRTEQCPLFVQHKCTQHRPYTCFHWHFVNQRRRRSIRRRDGTFNYSPDVYCTKYDEATGLCPEGDECPFLHRTTGDTERRYHLRYYKTGICIHETDSKGNCTKNGLHCAFAHGPHDLRSPVYDIRELQAMEALQNGQTTVEGSVEGQSTGAASHAMIEKILTEEPRWQETAYVLGNYKTEPCKKPPRLCRQGYACPYYHNSKDRRRSPRKHKYRSSPCPNVKHGDEWGDPGKCENGDSCQYCHTRTEQQFHPEIYKSTKCNDMQQSGSCPRGPFCAFAHVEQPPLSDDLQPSSAVSSPTQPGPVLYMPSAAGDSVPVSPSSPHAPDLSALLCRNSSLGSPSNLCGSPPGSIRKPSNLEGIVFPGESGLAPGSYKKAPGFEREDQVGAEYLKNLKCQAKLKPHSLEPRSQEQPLLQPKQDMLGILPVGSPLTSSISSSITSSLAATPPSPAGTSSVPGMNANALPFYPTSDTVESVIESALDDLDLNEFGVAALEKTFDNSAVPHPGSITMGGSLLQSSAPVNIPGSLGSSASFHSASPSPPVSLSSHFLQQPQGHLSQSENTFLGTSASHGSLGLNGMNSSIWEHFASGSFSPGTSPAFLSGPGAAELARLRQELDEANGTIKQWEESWKQAKQACDAWKKEAEEAGERASAAGAECELAREQRDALEVQVKKLQEELERLHSGPDPQALPAFPGLEALSLSTLHSLQKRLRAHLEQVDKAVFHMQSVKCLKCQEQNRAVLPCQHAVLCELCAEGSECPVCQPGRAHPLQS; encoded by the exons GTACCTGAAGGAGTTCCGCACTGAGCAGTGCCCGCTCTTTGTGCAGCACAAATGCACTCAGCACCGGCCCTACACCTGCTTCCACTGGCATTTCGTGAACCAGCGTCGCCGCCGGTCCATCCGCCGTCGGGACGGCACCTTCAACTACAGCCCCGACGTCTACTGCACCAAGTACGACGAGGCCACGGGCCTCTGCCCGGAGGGCGACGA GTGCCCATTCCTGCACAGGACCACAGGGGACACGGAGCGCCGGTACCACCTCCGCTACTACAAGACTGGAATCTGCATCCACGAGACCGACTCAAAGGGCAACTGCACGAAAAACGGCCTGCACTGCGCTTTTGCTCACGGGCCCCATGACCTCCGCTCCCCTGTCTACGACATCAG GGAGCTCCAGGCCATGGAGGCCTTGCAGAACGGCCAGACCACAGTGGAGGGCAGCGTGGAAGGCCAGTCGACTGGGGCCGCGAGCCACGCCATGATAGAGAAGATCCTCACTGAGGAGCCACGGTGGCAAG AGACCGCTTACGTGCTGGGGAACTACAAGACGGAGCCCTGCAAGAAGCCCCCAAGGCTGTGCCGCCAGGGTTATGCCTGCCCCTACTACCACAACAGCAAGGACCGGCGGCGGAGCCCCCGGAAGCACAAATACAG GTCGTCTCCATGTCCAAACGTAAAGCACGGGGATGAGTGGGGAGACCCCGGCAAGTGTGAGAACGGAGACTCTTGCCAGTACTGCCACACGCGCACGGAGCAGCAGTTCCACCCCGAG ATCTATAAATCCACCAAGTGCAACGACATGCAGCAGTCGGGCAGCTGTCCACGAGGACCCTTCTGCGCCTTTGCCCACGTAGAAC AGCCCCCCCTCAGTGATGACCTGCAGCcttcctcagctgtgtccagcccCACCCAGCCAGGCCCCGTCTTGTACATGCCATCTGCTGCTGGAGACTCGGTGCCTGTGAGCCCCTCGAGCCCGCACGCCCCAGACCTCAGCGCT CTCCTCTGTAGAAACAGCAGCCTCGGCAGCCCGTCTAATCTCTGTGGCTCCCCACCGGGCTCCATCCGGAAGCCCTCCAATCTGGAAGGCATTGTCTTTCCTGGGGAGTCTGGCCTTGCCCCTGGCAGCTATAAGAAGGCTCCTGGCTTTGAGAGGGAAGACCAGGTGGGAGCTGAGTACCTGAAAAATTTGAAATGCCAG GCCAAGTTAAAACCCCACTCACTAGAGCCCAGGAGTCAAGAGCAGCCTCTGCTTCAGCCAAAACAG GACATGCTGGGCATCCTCCCCGTGGGCAGTCCCCTCACCTCCAGCATCTCTTCCAGCATCACCTCCAGCCTAGCAGCCACTCCCCCTAGCCCTGCTGGCACCAGCAGCGTCCCTGGCATGAATGCAAATGCTCTGCCCTTCTACCCCACCAGCGACACGGTAGAGTCGGTCATAG AGTCCGCGCTGGATGACCTCGACCTGAACGAGTTTGGGGTGGCTGCCCTAGAGAAGACCTTCGACAACAGCGCGGTGCCCCACCCAGGCAGCATCACCATGG GCGGCAGTCTACTGCAGAGCTCCGCGCCCGTGAACATCCCCGGCTCCttgggcagctctgcctccttCCACTCCGCGTCCCCGTCCCCTCCCGTCAGCCTCTCCTCGCATTTCCTGCAGCAGCCCCAGGGCCACCTGAGCCAGTCAGAGAACACATTTTTGGGGACCTCAGCATCCCATGGATCTTTGG GTCTGAATGGGATGAACAGCAGCATCTGGGAGCACTTTGCCTCTGGAAGCTTCTCCCCGGGCACTTCCCCTGCCTTCCTGTCAGGGCCGGGGGCTGCCGAGCTGGCCCGGCTTCGGCAGGAGCTGGACGAAGCCAACGGCACCATCAAGCAGTGGGAGGAGTCCTGGAAGCAGGCCAAGCAG GCTTGTGATGCCtggaagaaggaggcagaggaggccGGGGAGCGGGCCAGCGCGGCGGGTGCGGAGTGCGAGCTGGCCCGGGAGCAGCGGGATGCCCTGGAGGTGCAGGTGAAGAAGCTGCAGGAGGAGCTGGAGCGGCTGCACTCAGGCCCCGACCCGCAGGCCCTGCCTGCCTTCCCGGGCCTGGAGGCCCTCTCACTCTCCACCCTCCACTCTCTCCAGAAGCGGCTACGGGCTCACCTGGAGCAAGTGGACAAG GCCGTGTTCCACATGCAGTCGGTGAAATGCCTTAAGTGTCAAGAGCAGAACCGCGCGGTGCTGCCGTGCCAGCACGCCGTGCTGTGTGAGCTCTGTGCCGAGGGCAGTGAGTGCCCCGTCTGCCAGCCGGGCCGGGCCCATCCCCTCCAGTCGTGA
- the UNK gene encoding RING finger protein unkempt homolog isoform X2 → MSKGPGPGGSAASSAPPAATAQVLQAQPEKPQHYTYLKEFRTEQCPLFVQHKCTQHRPYTCFHWHFVNQRRRRSIRRRDGTFNYSPDVYCTKYDEATGLCPEGDECPFLHRTTGDTERRYHLRYYKTGICIHETDSKGNCTKNGLHCAFAHGPHDLRSPVYDIRELQAMEALQNGQTTVEGSVEGQSTGAASHAMIEKILTEEPRWQETAYVLGNYKTEPCKKPPRLCRQGYACPYYHNSKDRRRSPRKHKYRSSPCPNVKHGDEWGDPGKCENGDSCQYCHTRTEQQFHPEIYKSTKCNDMQQSGSCPRGPFCAFAHVEQPPLSDDLQPSSAVSSPTQPGPVLYMPSAAGDSVPVSPSSPHAPDLSALLCRNSSLGSPSNLCGSPPGSIRKPSNLEGIVFPGESGLAPGSYKKAPGFEREDQVGAEYLKNLKCQAKLKPHSLEPRSQEQPLLQPKQDMLGILPVGSPLTSSISSSITSSLAATPPSPAGTSSVPGMNANALPFYPTSDTVESVIGGSLLQSSAPVNIPGSLGSSASFHSASPSPPVSLSSHFLQQPQGHLSQSENTFLGTSASHGSLGLNGMNSSIWEHFASGSFSPGTSPAFLSGPGAAELARLRQELDEANGTIKQWEESWKQAKQACDAWKKEAEEAGERASAAGAECELAREQRDALEVQVKKLQEELERLHSGPDPQALPAFPGLEALSLSTLHSLQKRLRAHLEQVDKAVFHMQSVKCLKCQEQNRAVLPCQHAVLCELCAEGSECPVCQPGRAHPLQS, encoded by the exons GTACCTGAAGGAGTTCCGCACTGAGCAGTGCCCGCTCTTTGTGCAGCACAAATGCACTCAGCACCGGCCCTACACCTGCTTCCACTGGCATTTCGTGAACCAGCGTCGCCGCCGGTCCATCCGCCGTCGGGACGGCACCTTCAACTACAGCCCCGACGTCTACTGCACCAAGTACGACGAGGCCACGGGCCTCTGCCCGGAGGGCGACGA GTGCCCATTCCTGCACAGGACCACAGGGGACACGGAGCGCCGGTACCACCTCCGCTACTACAAGACTGGAATCTGCATCCACGAGACCGACTCAAAGGGCAACTGCACGAAAAACGGCCTGCACTGCGCTTTTGCTCACGGGCCCCATGACCTCCGCTCCCCTGTCTACGACATCAG GGAGCTCCAGGCCATGGAGGCCTTGCAGAACGGCCAGACCACAGTGGAGGGCAGCGTGGAAGGCCAGTCGACTGGGGCCGCGAGCCACGCCATGATAGAGAAGATCCTCACTGAGGAGCCACGGTGGCAAG AGACCGCTTACGTGCTGGGGAACTACAAGACGGAGCCCTGCAAGAAGCCCCCAAGGCTGTGCCGCCAGGGTTATGCCTGCCCCTACTACCACAACAGCAAGGACCGGCGGCGGAGCCCCCGGAAGCACAAATACAG GTCGTCTCCATGTCCAAACGTAAAGCACGGGGATGAGTGGGGAGACCCCGGCAAGTGTGAGAACGGAGACTCTTGCCAGTACTGCCACACGCGCACGGAGCAGCAGTTCCACCCCGAG ATCTATAAATCCACCAAGTGCAACGACATGCAGCAGTCGGGCAGCTGTCCACGAGGACCCTTCTGCGCCTTTGCCCACGTAGAAC AGCCCCCCCTCAGTGATGACCTGCAGCcttcctcagctgtgtccagcccCACCCAGCCAGGCCCCGTCTTGTACATGCCATCTGCTGCTGGAGACTCGGTGCCTGTGAGCCCCTCGAGCCCGCACGCCCCAGACCTCAGCGCT CTCCTCTGTAGAAACAGCAGCCTCGGCAGCCCGTCTAATCTCTGTGGCTCCCCACCGGGCTCCATCCGGAAGCCCTCCAATCTGGAAGGCATTGTCTTTCCTGGGGAGTCTGGCCTTGCCCCTGGCAGCTATAAGAAGGCTCCTGGCTTTGAGAGGGAAGACCAGGTGGGAGCTGAGTACCTGAAAAATTTGAAATGCCAG GCCAAGTTAAAACCCCACTCACTAGAGCCCAGGAGTCAAGAGCAGCCTCTGCTTCAGCCAAAACAG GACATGCTGGGCATCCTCCCCGTGGGCAGTCCCCTCACCTCCAGCATCTCTTCCAGCATCACCTCCAGCCTAGCAGCCACTCCCCCTAGCCCTGCTGGCACCAGCAGCGTCCCTGGCATGAATGCAAATGCTCTGCCCTTCTACCCCACCAGCGACACGGTAGAGTCGGTCATAG GCGGCAGTCTACTGCAGAGCTCCGCGCCCGTGAACATCCCCGGCTCCttgggcagctctgcctccttCCACTCCGCGTCCCCGTCCCCTCCCGTCAGCCTCTCCTCGCATTTCCTGCAGCAGCCCCAGGGCCACCTGAGCCAGTCAGAGAACACATTTTTGGGGACCTCAGCATCCCATGGATCTTTGG GTCTGAATGGGATGAACAGCAGCATCTGGGAGCACTTTGCCTCTGGAAGCTTCTCCCCGGGCACTTCCCCTGCCTTCCTGTCAGGGCCGGGGGCTGCCGAGCTGGCCCGGCTTCGGCAGGAGCTGGACGAAGCCAACGGCACCATCAAGCAGTGGGAGGAGTCCTGGAAGCAGGCCAAGCAG GCTTGTGATGCCtggaagaaggaggcagaggaggccGGGGAGCGGGCCAGCGCGGCGGGTGCGGAGTGCGAGCTGGCCCGGGAGCAGCGGGATGCCCTGGAGGTGCAGGTGAAGAAGCTGCAGGAGGAGCTGGAGCGGCTGCACTCAGGCCCCGACCCGCAGGCCCTGCCTGCCTTCCCGGGCCTGGAGGCCCTCTCACTCTCCACCCTCCACTCTCTCCAGAAGCGGCTACGGGCTCACCTGGAGCAAGTGGACAAG GCCGTGTTCCACATGCAGTCGGTGAAATGCCTTAAGTGTCAAGAGCAGAACCGCGCGGTGCTGCCGTGCCAGCACGCCGTGCTGTGTGAGCTCTGTGCCGAGGGCAGTGAGTGCCCCGTCTGCCAGCCGGGCCGGGCCCATCCCCTCCAGTCGTGA